From a single bacterium genomic region:
- a CDS encoding acyl-CoA dehydratase activase encodes MSVHTKSAIGIDIGSRMTKIVRICGGTVTDAEMFDTGHNPLVELSAVMRGLNGDIVVATGYGRKLVQAPFSCGAVTEIKACARGARHLCPDCDSVIDIGGQDTKAIELGKNGGFGRFEMNDRCAAGTGRFLEVMASALGYTIENFGEEALSADMPVHVNSMCTVFAESEVVSLIMRGEDRRRIALGLHMATVRRVAAMASRITVGGRILFAGGVANNPGIGALLRDELSCELVVPERPEFVVALGAALIGLQGV; translated from the coding sequence ATGTCTGTACACACGAAGTCGGCCATCGGTATCGATATCGGTTCCCGCATGACCAAAATAGTACGCATCTGCGGAGGAACAGTCACCGATGCCGAGATGTTCGACACCGGTCACAATCCGCTCGTGGAACTGAGCGCGGTGATGCGAGGGCTTAATGGAGATATCGTCGTAGCCACCGGATATGGGCGGAAGCTTGTGCAGGCGCCGTTTTCCTGCGGGGCAGTGACCGAGATAAAGGCATGCGCGCGCGGAGCCCGGCACCTCTGCCCGGACTGTGACAGCGTGATCGATATCGGCGGGCAGGATACGAAAGCCATCGAGCTCGGTAAAAACGGCGGCTTCGGCAGATTCGAGATGAACGACCGGTGCGCGGCGGGTACGGGGCGATTCCTCGAGGTGATGGCCTCGGCTCTCGGTTACACAATTGAAAATTTTGGCGAAGAAGCGCTGAGCGCAGACATGCCGGTGCATGTCAACAGCATGTGCACCGTGTTCGCCGAATCGGAAGTTGTGTCGCTCATCATGCGCGGAGAGGACAGACGCCGTATCGCCCTGGGCCTTCATATGGCGACAGTTCGTCGCGTTGCGGCCATGGCGTCCCGTATTACGGTCGGCGGCAGGATTCTGTTTGCGGGAGGTGTCGCGAATAATCCCGGTATCGGCGCCTTGCTTCGCGACGAGCTGTCATGCGAACTGGTGGTTCCCGAACGGCCCGAGTTCGTTGTCGCCCTCGGCGCGGCGCTCATCGGCCTGCAAGGAGTTTGA